One segment of Ricinus communis isolate WT05 ecotype wild-type chromosome 8, ASM1957865v1, whole genome shotgun sequence DNA contains the following:
- the LOC8279886 gene encoding fasciclin-like arabinogalactan protein 12 encodes MKQQNCPFSLSLFIFFFLIQCIISLAQSPAPAPSPRGPTNVIKILKKAGEFKVFIRLLKTTQLDSNLNSQLGNTNNGLTIFAPSDAAFASLKTRTLSRQEKVELAQFHIVPTFIPATQFDTVTNPLRTHAGSGNRFQFNVTTNGNLVNITTGLTNTTISDTVYTDGHLAIYKVDKVLLPLDIFTTQPPAAAPAPAVTKTKEESAAANDDDDDSDVKKDKSGAVSLATDYNLVLFGVIGIVAVTFSL; translated from the coding sequence ATGAAGCAACAAAATTGTCCCTTTTCATTGTCactttttatcttcttctttctcattcAGTGCATCATATCTCTAGCTCAATCACCTGCTCCTGCTCCTTCGCCTCGAGGTCCTACTAATGTTATCAAGATCTTGAAAAAGGCCGGCGAGTTCAAGGTCTTTATCCGTCTCTTGAAGACTACCCAGTTAGATAGCAACTTGAATTCTCAGCTTGGCAATACAAACAATGGCTTGACAATCTTCGCACCTAGTGATGCTGCATTTGCAAGCCTAAAGACACGTACTCTTAGCAGACAAGAAAAGGTCGAGTTGGCTCAGTTTCATATCGTCCCAACATTTATCCCAGCTACCCAATTCGATACTGTCACTAACCCTTTGAGAACACATGCTGGATCAGGCAATCGGTTCCAGTTTAATGTCACCACAAATGGTAATTTAGTGAATATAACTACAGGGCTTACTAATACTACTATATCCGACACCGTATACACAGATGGTCATCTTGCTATATATAAGGTCGATAAAGTGTTGCTTCCGTTGGATATATTTACTACTCAGCCTCCGGCAGCCGCCCCAGCACCAGCAGTAACAAAGACTAAAGAGGAGAGTGCTGCTGCTAACGATGATGATGACGACAGTGATGTTAAAAAGGATAAATCTGGCGCAGTGAGTTTGGCAACGGATTATAATTTGGTGTTATTTGGGGTGATTGGTATAGTTGCTGTGACGTTTTCATTGTGA